In Labrus mixtus chromosome 13, fLabMix1.1, whole genome shotgun sequence, a single genomic region encodes these proteins:
- the wdr3 gene encoding WD repeat-containing protein 3 — protein sequence MGLTKQYLRYVASAVFGVIGSQKANIAYVTLRGGEKGRYVAVAACEHVFIWDVRKGEKVLILKGQKHEVTFLCPSPDGIHIAVGYEDGAVRIFSLMDGENNVSFNGHKSAVSVIHYDKLGARLVTGSKDTDVIVWDIINECGLYRLRGHKDVITEALFLKDKNLLVTSSKDSFVKWWDLDTQHCFQTMVGHRSEVWGMVLLKQENRLLTGSADSELRAWDINYLQQEKAEGEPQVKKGKTLLDDDDEHNEDEADESLEERILSCKKAGSILREARDRVVSLTSDTKARVIACHGNDSILELFTVLSEEEVQKKMTKKMKKAKKKASKAQEDAGEEAAEPVVERMLKDEIIRLTNIKASSKIRWVDCLSCAGGELKVALLLQNNTVETYTLKPSDKIPTANKTARLTLGGHRTDVRTLAFSTDNLAVLSASGDTVKVWNRSTLQVIRTMACEYALCSLFVPGDRQIILGTKSGKLQIFELASGSLLETVDAHGGALWSLCLAPDQRGIVTGSADKTVKFWDFELIKDQGSSQKRLTVKHTRTLQLEEDVLCVKLSPDHRLLAVSLLDCTVKVFYTDTLKFFLSLYGHKLPVLCLDISHDNTLIATGSADRNVKIWGLDFGDCHRSMFAHDDSVMFLQFVPKTHLFFTAGKDKKIKQWDADKFEHIQTLEGHHREVWCLTISPNGDHIVSASHDKSLRLWERTREPIILDEEREMEREAEFEESMAKGDVPVVPGETQGEAAPAGKKTVETVKAAERIMEALELFKEEARKMEEHKYACERAGKEVPLPKPNPILVAFGNVTPSRYVLDVIKKVRSSELEVSLLVLPFPYVPELLKLFNSYIQQGLEVELVCRCLFFLLKIHFGQISSNQMLVSVIDELRNNTLSKVREIRDVMGFNSAALHFLQREIESKEDVMFFAEAMGQVKEKKKRRRKRERAILTIA from the exons ATGGGGTTGACCAAGCAGTACCTGCGCTATGTTGCCAGTGCTGTGTTCGGAGTCATCGGAAGCCAGAAAGCAAACATTGCTTATGTGACCCTCCGAGGCGGAGAGAAGGGACGCTATGTCGCTGTGGCTGCGTGTGAACACGTGTTCATCTGGGACGTCCggaaaggagagaaa GTCCTGATCCTGAAGGGGCAGAAACACGAGGTGACCTTCCTCTGCCCCTCGCCCGATGGCATCCACATCGCTGTGGGCTACGAGGACGGCGCTGTGAGAATCTTCAGCTTGATGGACGGGGAGAACAACGTCTCCTTCAACGGCCACAAGTCGGCCGTCAGCGTCATTCACTACGACAAGCTCGGAGCTCGGCTCGTCACCGGGTCCAAG GACACAGACGTGATCGTGTGGGACATCATCAATGAGTGTGGGTTGTACAGGCTGAGAGGCCACAAAGACGTCATCACAGAGGCTTTGTTCCTCAAAGACAAGAACCTCCTGGTCACCAG CTCCAAGGACAGTTTTGTGAAGTGGTGGGACCTGGACACACAGCACTGCTTCCAGACCATGGTGGGCCATCGCAGCGAG gtttggggcatggtgctgctgaagcaGGAGAACAGGCTGTTGACGGGCTCAGCAGACAGTGAGCTCCGAGCCTGGGACATCAACTACCTGCAGCAG GAGAAAGCTGAAGGTGAGCCTCAGGTGAAAAAGGGGAAGACTCTCCTCGATGACGACGATGAACACAATGAGGACGAGGCGGATGAAAGTCTTGAAGAG CGGATCTTGAGTTGTAAGAAAGCCGGCTCCATCCTGAGAGAGGCCAGAGACCGAGTCGTCTCCCTGACATCCGACACAAAGGCCCGAGTCATCGCCTGCCAT GGTAACGACTCGATCCTGGAGCTCTTCACTGTGctgtcagaggaggaggtgcagaagaAAATGAccaagaagatgaagaaagcgAAGAAGAAGGCATCAAA AGCTCAGGAAGATGCAGGTGAGGAGGCAGCAGAGCCGGTGGTGGAGAGGATGCTGAAGGACGAGATCATCAGACTGACCAACATCAAAGCTTCTTCAAAGATCAG GTGGGTGGACTGCCTGTCATGTGCAGGCGGCGAGCTGAAGGTggcgctgctgctgcagaacaaCACCGTGGAGACGTACACCTTGAAGCCTTCAGACAAAATCCCGACAGCCAACAAGACGGCTCGCCTCACGCTCGGCGGACATCGGACAGACGTCCGCACGCTGGCCTTCAGCACCGACAACCTGGCCGTCCTCTCCGCCTCCGGGGACACAGTCAAAGTTTGGAACAG GTCAACGCTGCAGGTGATCCGCACAATGGCCTGTGAATAcgctctgtgctccctcttcGTGCCCGGAGACAGACAGATCATTCTCGGGACAAag agtGGGAAGCTGCAGATCTTTGAGTTGGCCTCAGGAAGCCTCCTGGAGACAGTGGACGCTCACGGAGGAGCGCTGTGGTCTCTGTGCCTGGCCCCCGACCAG AGAGGGATTGTGACGGGCAGTGCAGATAAAACAGTGAAGTTCTGGGACTTTGAGCTCATAAAGGACCAAGGCAGCAGCCAGAA gAGGCtgacagtgaaacacacacgcactctgcagctggaggaggacgtTCTGTGTGTGAAGTTGTCTCCCGACCACAGACTGCTGGCTGTCTCTCTGTTAGACTGCACCGTGAAGGTCTTCTACACCGACACActgaag ttcttcctctctctgtacgGACACAAGCTGCCTGTCCTCTGTCTGGACATCTCACAT GATAACACTCTGATCGCCACGGGCTCCGCTGACAGAAACGTGAAGATCTGGGGTTTGGATTTTGGCGACTGTCACCGCTCCATGTTCGCTCATGACGACAG cGTCATGTTCCTCCAGTTTGTCCCAAAGACTCATCTCTTCTTCACGGCGGGAAAAGACAAGAAGATCAAACAATGGGACGCCGACAAGTTTGAGCACATCCAGACGCTGGAG GGACATCATCGGGAGGTTTGGTGTCTGACCATCAGCCCAAACGGTGACCACATCGTGTCAGCTTCACACGATAAATCCCTGCGTCTGTGGGAGAGGACCAGGGAGCCCATCATCCTGGACGAGGAACGGGAGATG GAGCGAGAGGCAGAGTTTGAGGAGAGCATGGCCAAAGGAGACGTGCCTGTG GTACCTGGAGAGACTCAAGGAGAGGCGGCGCCGGCCGGCAAGAAGACAGTCGAGACGGTCAAAGCT GCTGAGCGAATCATGGAGGCGCTGGAACTTTTCAAAGAGGAAGccagaaagatggaggagcatAAGTATGCCTGTGAGCGAGCAGGCAAAGAG GTCCCTCTTCCCAAACCCAACCCTATTCTTGTTGCCTTTGGAAACGTCACA CCGTCACGCTACGTGTTAGATGTCATTAAGAAGGTCCGATCGAG TGAGCTGGAGGTTTCTCTGCTGGTCTTACCGTTCCCGTACGTCCCCGAGCTGCTGAAGCTGTTCAACAGCTACATCCAGCAGGGCCTGGAGGTGGAGCTGGTCTGCCGctgcctcttcttcctcctcaa